Within the Catalinimonas niigatensis genome, the region AAATATTTATCTTAAAAGAGAGGATCTCCAAGTGGTAAGATCTTATAAACTAAGGGGCGCATATAATAAAATCAGTAGCCTGGATGCTACTTCACTTTCCAATGGTGTAGTTTGTGCAAGTGCAGGTAATCATGCTCAGGGAGTAGCGTATGCCTGCAATAAACTAGGCATTAAAGGGGTCATTTTTATGCCCAACCCCACCCCCAAACAGAAAGTAAAACAAGTACAGATGTTTGGCAAGGAACATATCCAGATTGAATTGGTTGGTGATACTTTTGATGATGCTTATGCCAAAGCTATTACATTCTGTAAAGAAAAAGATGCCCAGTTTATCCCTCCCTTTGACGATGAAAAAATCATTGAAGGCCAGGGTACAGTAGGTTATGAAATATTGCTGGACGCTGAAGCACCTCTTGATTACATATTTGTCCCTATCGGAGGAGGTGGATTGTCTGCCGGATTAGGCAGTTATTTTAAACAAGTAAGCCCTCATACCAAGATTATCGGTCTGGAACCCGCAGGCGCACCTTCCATGCTTAAATCTTTGGAAAAAGGTGAACTAGTGACATTGGAAAAAATAGATAAATTTATTGATGGTGCTGCTGTTAAAAGAGTGGGTGAGCTCAACTTTGAAATCTGCCGACAGGTGCTGGATGATGTCATCACTATTCCTGAAGGTAAAGTATGCGATACCATTCTTAAGCTTTATGACGAAGAAGCAATTGTTGTAGAACCTGCCGGGGCAATGTCTATTGCAGCACTTGATTTTTATAAAGAAGAGATCAAAGGTAAAAACGTGTGTTGTGTGATTAGTGGAGGCAATAACGACATTACCCGGATGGAAGAAATCAAAGAAAGAGCGCTATTATACAATGGATTAAAACATTATTTCATCATCCGTTTCCCCCAACGTGCTGGAGCCTTGAAGGAATTTGTAGCAGAAGTATTAGGTCCTAATGACGATATCACTCACTTTGAGTATACCAAAAAGAACAATAGAGAAAGAGGACCCGCAATGGTAGGAATTGAGTTACAGAAAGCTTCTGACTATGAAGGTCTTCTGCAACGGCTCAGAAACCATAA harbors:
- the ilvA gene encoding threonine ammonia-lyase codes for the protein MKDTITSGNKLIPIENIINAAQRIKGVAYHTPFMHNINLSDQYKANIYLKREDLQVVRSYKLRGAYNKISSLDATSLSNGVVCASAGNHAQGVAYACNKLGIKGVIFMPNPTPKQKVKQVQMFGKEHIQIELVGDTFDDAYAKAITFCKEKDAQFIPPFDDEKIIEGQGTVGYEILLDAEAPLDYIFVPIGGGGLSAGLGSYFKQVSPHTKIIGLEPAGAPSMLKSLEKGELVTLEKIDKFIDGAAVKRVGELNFEICRQVLDDVITIPEGKVCDTILKLYDEEAIVVEPAGAMSIAALDFYKEEIKGKNVCCVISGGNNDITRMEEIKERALLYNGLKHYFIIRFPQRAGALKEFVAEVLGPNDDITHFEYTKKNNRERGPAMVGIELQKASDYEGLLQRLRNHNVAYQVLNDTFDFFHFLI